One Nostoc punctiforme PCC 73102 DNA window includes the following coding sequences:
- a CDS encoding internalin yields the protein MSNLVSLGIFNKNKAIDCQFLKTLTQLTTLSLVTIGISDLGLLTNLTNLESLNILEDEISDFSPLVNLKNLRKLYLGTLEMPFERNSLFHPNTPISDLSPLANLPNLTELFIGDTDVTDLSTVEGLPNLRIEIIRD from the coding sequence ATGTCAAATTTAGTTAGCTTGGGAATTTTTAATAAAAATAAAGCTATAGATTGTCAATTTCTAAAGACCCTGACTCAGCTTACTACTCTTAGTCTAGTGACAATAGGTATCAGCGATTTAGGTTTACTAACTAACCTTACTAATTTAGAAAGCTTAAATATTCTTGAAGATGAGATTAGTGATTTCAGTCCTCTTGTTAATCTTAAAAACTTACGTAAACTATATTTAGGTACATTGGAAATGCCATTTGAACGTAATAGTTTATTCCATCCAAATACACCTATCAGCGACCTTAGTCCACTTGCTAACCTTCCTAATCTTACGGAATTATTTATAGGAGATACAGACGTTACCGACCTTAGCACAGTAGAAGGATTACCCAATCTTAGAATTGAAATCATTAGGGATTAG